A single region of the Triticum dicoccoides isolate Atlit2015 ecotype Zavitan chromosome 2B, WEW_v2.0, whole genome shotgun sequence genome encodes:
- the LOC119363369 gene encoding probable mixed-linked glucan synthase 3 has protein sequence MTTSPATAAGAATGLTEPLLSNGNGVHAGALVVTPVVANGHGGDKLKGDLKAKDKYWKDVDQPDDVAAAPDLENGGGRPLLFSNRRVKNIILYPYRVLILIRVIAVILFVGWRIKHNNSDVMWFWVMSVVADVWFSLSWLSYQLPKYNPIKMIPDLATLRKQFDTPGSSSQLPGIDVIVTTASATDEPILYTMNCVLSILAADYHIGRCNCYLSDDSGSLVLYEALVETAKFAALWVPFCRKHQTEPRAPERYFELEGPLCGGASHKEFIQDYKHVRMQYEEFKKHLDMLPNTIRQRSDIYSKTGTKDEDAKVTWMADGTQWPGTWVDPAEKHRAGHHAGIVKIVQSHPEHVVPLGVQESNDNPLNFDDVDMRLPMLVYVAREKSPGVEHNKKAGALNAELRISALLSNAPFFINFDCDHYINNSEALRAAVCFMLDPREGDNTGFVQFPQRFDNVDPTDRYGNHNRVFFDGAMYGLNGQQGPTYLGTGCMFRRLALYGIDPPYWRAEDMIVDSNRFGNSLPFLNSVLAAIKQEEGVTLPPPLDDSFLEEMTKVVSSSYDDSTDWGRGIGYLYNMATEDIVTGFRIHGQGWRSMYVTMEREAFRGTAPINLTERLRQIVRWSGGSLEMFFSHISPLFAGRRLSLVQRLSYINFTIYPLTSLFILMYAFCPVMWLLPTEILIQRPYTRYIVYLLIVIAMIHVIGMFEIMWAGITWLDWWRNEQFFMIGSVTAYPTAVLHMVVNLLTKKGIHFRVTTKQPVADTDDKYAEMYEVHWVPMMVPAVVVLFSNILAIGVAIGKSVLYMGTWSAAQKRHGALGLLFNMWIMVLLYPFALAIIGRWAKRTGILFILLPIAFLSTALMYIGIHTFLLHFFPSMLI, from the exons ATGACGACGTCGCCGGCGACAGCTGCCGGCGCCGCCACCGGACTCACCGAGCCACTCCTCTCGAACGGCAACGGCGTCCATGCAGGAGCACTGGTCGTCACGCCGGTCGTGGCCAATGGTCACGGCGGCGACAAGCTGAAGGGCGACCTGAAAGCCAAGGACAAGTACTGGAAAGACGTCGACCAGCCGGACGACGTGGCGGCAGCGCCAGACCTGGAGAATGGCGGCGGCCGGCCGCTGCTGTTCTCGAACAGGAGAGTCAAGAATATCATCCTGTACCCGTACAG GGTATTGATCCTGATACGAGTAATCGCCGTCATCTTATTCGTCGGATGGCGCATCAAGCATAATAATTCTGATGTCATGTGGTTTTGGGTGATGTCCGTCGTCGCAGACGTGTGGTTTAGCTTATCATGGCTAAGCTACCAGCTCCCAAAGTATAATCCCATTAAAATGATACCCGACCTTGCTACACTCAGGAAACAATTTGACACACCAGGAAGTAGCTCCCAACTGCCAGGCATCGATGTCATTGTCACCACTGCTAGTGCTACTGATGAGCCCATATTGTACACCATGAACTGTGTTCTCTCTATCCTTGCAGCGGACTATCACATTGGCAGGTGCAACTGCTACCTATCAGATGATAGTGGCTCATTGGTCCTCTATGAGGCACTCGTTGAGACTGCAAAGTTTGCTGCTTTGTGGGTTCCCTTCTGTAGAAAGCATCAGACTGAGCCAAGAGCACCAGAAAGGTATTTTGAACTTGAGGGCCCGTTGTGCGGAGGGGCCTCACATAAGGAGTTCATTCAGGATTATAAGCATGTGCGCATGCAATATGAGGAGTTCAAGAAGCATTTAGATATGCTTCCTAACACCATCCGCCAAAGGTCAGACATTTACAGTAAAACAGGAACAAAGGATGAAGATGCAAAAGTGACTTGGATGGCTGATGGAACACAATGGCCAGGCACATGGGTTGACCCAGCAGAAAAACATAGGGCTGGGCACCATGCAGGAATTGTTAAG ATTGTGCAGAGCCATCCAGAACATGTGGTTCCACTAGGCGTACAAGAGAGCAATGACAACCCACTCAACTTTGACGATGTTGATATGCGCCTGCCGATGCTGGTATATGTGGCTCGTGAAAAGAGCCCAGGTGTCGAGCACAACAAAAAGGCAGGTGCTCTGAATGCAGAGCTACGTATCTCAGCTCTACTCTCTAatgcacctttcttcatcaactttGATTGCGACCACTACATCAACAATTCAGAAGCCCTGCGTGCAGCTGTTTGCTTCATGCTAGACCCACGGGAAGGGGATAATACTGGATTTGTTCAGTTCCCACAAAGATTTGATAATGTTGACCCAACAGACCGGTATGGAAACCATAATCGAGTCTTTTTTGATGGCGCCATGTACGGCCTCAATGGTCAACAAGGGCCTACTTACCTTGGCACAGGTTGCATGTTTCGCCGCCTTGCACTCTACGGTATCGATCCACCTTACTGGAGAGCCGAGGACATGATAGTCGACAGTAACAGGTTTGGTAACTCATTACCCTTCCTGAACTCTGTTTTAGCAGCCATAAAGCAAGAAGAAGGTGTCACACTACCACCACCGCTAGATGATTCATTTCTTGAAGAGATGACAAAAGTAGTGTCATCTTCCTATGATGATTCGACAGATTGGGGTAGGGGCATTGGCTACTTATACAATATGGCAACAGAAGACATAGTAACAGGATTtcgcatccatgggcaaggctggcgCTCCATGTATGTTACCATGGAACGTGAAGCATTCCGTGGCACTGCACCCATCAATCTAACAGAGCGCCTCCGCCAAATAGTGCGATGGTCTGGTGGTTCCCTAGAGATGTTCTTCTCACACATTAGCCCTCTGTTTGCTGGCCGTCGACTCAGCTTGGTGCAGAGACTCTCGTACATTAATTTCACTATCTACCCACTGACATCACTCTTTATCCTAATgtacgccttctgtccagtgatgtGGCTTCTTCCAACAGAAATACTGATACAGAGACCATATACCAGGTACATTGTGTACCTTCTCATCGTCATTGCGATGATCCATGTGATTGGCATGTTTGAGATAATGTGGGCAGGAATCACATGGTTGGATTGGTGGCGCAACGAGCAATTTTTCATGATTGGCTCGGTAACTGCATATCCAACAGCGGTGTTGCACATGGTGGTGAATCTCCTTACAAAAAAAGGTATACACTTCAGAGTCACCACAAAGCAACCAGTGGCTGATACAGATGACAAGTATGCTGAGATGTACGAAGTGCATTGGGTGCCCATGATGGTACCGGCGGTTGTGGTATTGTTTTCCAACATCTTGGCTATTGGTGTTGCGATTGGTAAATCAGTCTTATACATGGGGACATGGTCTGCAGCGCAGAAAAGGCATGGTGCACTGGGTCTGCTATTCAACATGTGGATTATGGTGCTCCTTTACCCATTTGCATTGGCAATTATTGGAAGATGGGCCAAGAGAACTGGAATCCTCTTCATCTTACTACCCATTGCTTTTTTGTCCACCGCATTAATGTACATTGGCATCCATACATTCCTTTTACATTTCTTTCCATCCATGTTGATATAG